The nucleotide window TTGTACATTCAAATCAAATTTCAATTTGCCCGTTGCATAAGCGCTGCGGTCAACAGGATCGACATTGATATAAACCTGGCTGCTATGCCCCGTCTTGGCACCATAGCTAATTTCCAACACCTTTCCGTGTCCTGCTGCCTGGGAATCAACCTCTTTCCACTGCACATTACTGGGGTTGGTTCCGGTTGTGTAACCCTGCCCCTGACCCGTTCTGATTTCATACTCCCAGGCTTTTAAAGAGCCCCAATTTTTGTTGACGCAATCCTTGAAAAGAACGCCATCGCTGCCGCAACTGTTGCTGACAACCTCACCCCCGGATTGCGATGAGTTTCCTCCACCAGACGATGAACCTCCACCGCCTCCGCCACCACAAGCCCCCAACAACAGGCTAACCACAGCAATTCCGATACACGACTTCATTACAGCTCCTTGAAAGATAAAATAAAAAATGATGGAACAAAAAAAGATGAGATAAAAAATGAAACCCTAAATAATTGAGTGGAGATAACCAGAGGGGAAACGCCTTTACTCAGGCGGCATCAAACCTTTGCTGTAAAGCACTTTGCCTTCGCTGGTGATAATGACCGCATCAAAACCGGGTAGCCGGTTGATTAAAGCCAATCCTTTCTCTGCGCCCATCACAAACACGGTGGTCGAGAGCGGGTCGGTATCAAATCCGAGTGGACCAATAATCGTGACGCTGTTGACGCCATTGGTTGATTTGCCCGTGCGCGGGTTGATGATGTGATGAACTCGTTCGCCTTGCTCGTTAATAAAATAACGTTCGTAATCACCCGATGTAGACACTGCAACATCTTCCAGCGGCAAGGTAATCGCAACGGCATCGGCGCGCGGGTTTTTGATGCCCACCAGCCATGGGCGACCCAATTTATCGCCAATCACCCGGCTGTCGCCGCCGGCGGTGACGCTCGCATGCTTCACGCCGAAGGACTGCACAATTTCAATGGCTTTATCGACCGCATAGCCTTTGGCGATGCCGCCCAAATCGATATACACCTTGGGGTGCGCAAACCAGACAGTATTGCGTTGGGTATCGAGGTGGATCAGGCGGTAATTAATGGCGGGCAGAAGTTCTTCGCGCTGTTGTTCGCTGGGCGAGAGCTTGTTGCGGTAATCGTAATAGCGGGCGAGTGAGGCGAAGGTGATATCAAATGCGCCGTCGCTCAAGCGGCTGTAATAAAGCGATTTATCGATAATCGCTGCCAATTCCGGTGAGATTGCCAGCTGCTTTTGGGCACTGGCCTTGGGCGCTAATTGATTGGCGCGATACAGCTCGCTGGTTTCAATGTAAGGACTGAAGTGCTCATCGATGCGGCGCATTTCTGCCATTGCCGCTGCCACAGCCTGCTCAGCCTTGATGTCATCATCCAACCATAAAGCCACACTGACTTTGGTACCCATGATGTCTTGTTCATCGCCGTGCCATTTGGCCTGCAATGGCAAGCTGACGCACGCCAATAGGACGACAACCAAGCGGAGCATTACAGGTTCATATCCACGCGATAATGGGTTTTGCCTTCGTCGTCAACGCGGTCTTCCTGAGCAAACATCGCTAACATATCCATCGCATTGGCTGCTTCAAAAAACGCCCTGGGCGCAGCCAGCTCACCCGTCACTTTGCCGCCACTGGGCGCAGCCAATTCAACTTGCAAGTCCACATCCACCGGCCCTGCCAAATGAAAGAGTTTGGCGCTGATTCCGTTACTGCCGTTGTCGGTAAATTCGGCCGCGTAACTGCCTATATCCAACCAGTTAACGCCGGTATTTACACGCGCGCCATTCCAGGTCAATTTGCCTTTAAGCTTGAGCAATACATTCCCGCGCAATTCCATTTCCTCGATATGGGCAGAGAATTGCCCCTGCACCGGGATTGGCAACTTCGTTTGAACCAAGGCAACAGGAAGGGATATGTCGGCATTGCGCAGTTTCACTGCACCACCAGCACCTCCACAGACATCACCCTCAAATTGCTGCCCGGGTAAATTGGTTTTGACATGTGCGCAAGGGGAGAGCGTCAGTAATGAGAGCGGGCTCAGACTCCAACTTAATTGCCCAAGCGAATACTCCCGCTCGGGGCGCGGCAAACTGGCAAGACTCGCCCGACCATTCCAGATAGTTCCCGTCACACCACTCAATGCCAAACCCGAACTACGGCTGAGCAAGTAAGCGCCCCATACGGCCGGGATGCTGCTGATCACAAAAATCAAAAACAGCGAAACGCCCAAGGAGATCCAGAGTTTTTTGTGGGTTTTTAATAAAGCAGGTATCGGGTTCATAAATGATTTCAGTCTGGCTCAGGTGCTTTTGGCTTGGGCGTTTTAGCAATGTTAGTTGGTTTTTTGCAGACGCAAGTTAACGGTGACTTGCCCCGGATCATTGGTCGCCGCAATAGATAAGTCGCTCACTTTGACCCCCTGTTTAAACTCCAGATCGTAGAGCCACTGCATCAGCGATTCGTAATTTGCACGATCCAGACGCACCCGCACTTCGCCATTGGCACCAGGCTGGAAACCACTCATGGTGAGGCCATTGGTGCGCAACGTGGTATCAATTAAACCGTTGATATTTTCCGTACTGGCTGCAGCGCCACGGTTGCGCATCTGCTCGATTTGCGCTGCGACAATCTGCACCCGCCCAAGGGTTTGCGTCGTTGCAGTATTGGCTGACAACAGTTGGTCGCGTTTTTTCTCGATAGGGACAAATACCAGCAGCCATACCATGTAGAGAATGACAGCCAAACCGCAGCCCAGAATCATGGTCTGCTCGCGGCGGTTATATTTATTCAGGAAATTAAGTAACTGGTTCATAGGCCGATACCGATGAGGTACTAAGGATTTTTAGTCACACGCAGGCGTGCAGTCTGCACATTACCTTGCGCATTAAAGCTGGAGGTCTCTGCGTTAAGCCCCTGATTGCGCAGGTTTTGGCTAAGCGATTCAAAGGCGCTGAAACTGTCTGCCTGGATGCTGAAATTCAGCTCGCCAGATTCGCTTGCAAAGGAAATACCTTTGACTTGCACGCTAGGCTCCTGGGTAATCTGCGGCAGGGCTACCGCCAACAGCGATATCACACTGACCGACTGATCTACCGGTTGGCTCTGCCTCAGCAGGTTATTGAGTTGTTTTTCAGGATCGACAATACGCCCTTGGGGAATCACCGAGCGTGCAACGGCTTCAATTTGCTGGCGGATCTTCAGGTTCTCGCGCCCGAGCGTATGAATTTCAAATAGCAGGGTTCCCACATAAGCCGCCACACAGACACCGGCAAATATGACTACCGATTGCCAGAGTTTCCACCAGCGCTCGATTGGCAGGCGCTGGGAAAAATCACCCTGGCACAGATCAATCGCGCTACTGCCGAAATCCAGCGCCCATTCATCCGCAAGCGTCCGCGAGGCAATAGAAGGCTGTAATTCCGCCGGAATGGCTTCTTCCAGAAGCGCCAAATCCGACTCATTGGCCGCACGCAAATGCAAACTGGGCAGACTGTCCACCCGCTCTTGCTCGCGCAATAACATTTGTAGCGCCAGACGCGCGTGGGTGTGGGCGATACTGAAACCCAAGGTACTGGCATAACGCAGGCATACCTGCTGCTGGTACAGACCCAATGTCCAATGATTGTTAGCGTCGGAGCTATTGGCTGCGGCGGTCGCCTCTGCCGCGAGCGGCAAGGTCAGCGGCGCAGTCCAACAACGGGTGACTTCGATACCCAATGCAGCCAACTCGGCAAAGGCCGCTTGCATCCAGACTTTGTCGGCAAAGGCGACAACCACCTTGCCATTAGCCGGTGTACCCAACGCAAAATGCAACTCTTCTACATCGCCCACTACCGAATCTTCCAGCTGGAATGGCAGAAGGTTGCGCAGATGTTTTTTCTCTTTTTCGGTGTATTCCAGCTCGCGCGTATTCACCCGGCTGCCGGGCAGTATCAACCAGGCCGATTGTGGATTGCCCGATCTTTCACCCAGCGCAGCACGCAAGGCCTCGCGGTCGCCGCTGGTACCTGCATCAACAGGTACGCCATCAGCGCCCAGCCAGCACCAGCGGAAATTATTCGCCAGGCTTTTGCCGTCATTGGAGGTATCTACAGAGAGCACCAATTGCATGGACATAATTTGCTCTAACTCTTGTGTTTATCTTGTTTTTGTTCGTGTTGGTCTCAAGGGAAACCACTACCCATACCCGTGCTGGCACTTACTCCACTAATTCGCCATCGTCTTCTTCATCGTCGTCGTGGACGACGGTAGGGAATTCAAATACATCATCGCGCTGGATAACACTCAACGAGCCAGGTTCATTACCGCGCTTCATCAGGCTTCGCATACTGCGGCGCTGGTCAACCAACTGAACACTGGAGTTAAGCCAGAAAAATTGGGTTTTGATATTCAGCCCCGCGGTATCCAAGGGTTTTCCGGCGAACATGGTATTCCAGCCATCTACTACCGCCTGTACATCTTTGAACCCCTCCTCAGGACGAGTGGCGATGAATTGCGCCATATCGGAAGGATTTGTGGGTACCAGTTCATCCTTGCCATTTATCGCTGCCAACACATTGTTAAAGCCTTTGCCGTCAGGGCCTGTCACATCCAGCGTGTTGATATTCAAACCGGCATCATTCACAGGCAACGCCGTAATAAACGGCAACAGCCGCGTTACCAGCAAGGGAGCTTCGTTAAAACCGCGCACCATGCGCAGCTCGTCAACCGTTTTGAAATTCGTATTGGCCGATAAATAGGGCTCAGGCAAACTTTGGTAATAATTGCTTTCCGCACCACCAGCGCCTGACTCGCCATCGTCCCCATCAATCCAATCCACCACAGCGGCAGTCAGAAACTCTGCCTGCCCCTGATCGAGAGGCATATCCGGAAAGGTTTGTAACAACCGGATAAACCGTCGCTGCGCCTCAGAGTAGCGGGTTGGATCGCCCTCCGGCTTTTGTAAATCAATAGGGTTTGCCAGATCATTTAAATTCAGTTGCGTCGTCGCATCTGTCAGACGCGCAAAGCCGGAGACACCTTCATCCTCAATTGGCACCTCGCTGCTCCAGGGTTCGCTCAATACGTCCACATTGGAATCGATATCCCCATCAGGAAACATCAACTTAGCCACTTCCTCTGTGCCTT belongs to Cellvibrio sp. pealriver and includes:
- a CDS encoding FAD:protein FMN transferase; this encodes MLRLVVVLLACVSLPLQAKWHGDEQDIMGTKVSVALWLDDDIKAEQAVAAAMAEMRRIDEHFSPYIETSELYRANQLAPKASAQKQLAISPELAAIIDKSLYYSRLSDGAFDITFASLARYYDYRNKLSPSEQQREELLPAINYRLIHLDTQRNTVWFAHPKVYIDLGGIAKGYAVDKAIEIVQSFGVKHASVTAGGDSRVIGDKLGRPWLVGIKNPRADAVAITLPLEDVAVSTSGDYERYFINEQGERVHHIINPRTGKSTNGVNSVTIIGPLGFDTDPLSTTVFVMGAEKGLALINRLPGFDAVIITSEGKVLYSKGLMPPE
- the gspN gene encoding type II secretion system protein N, giving the protein MNPIPALLKTHKKLWISLGVSLFLIFVISSIPAVWGAYLLSRSSGLALSGVTGTIWNGRASLASLPRPEREYSLGQLSWSLSPLSLLTLSPCAHVKTNLPGQQFEGDVCGGAGGAVKLRNADISLPVALVQTKLPIPVQGQFSAHIEEMELRGNVLLKLKGKLTWNGARVNTGVNWLDIGSYAAEFTDNGSNGISAKLFHLAGPVDVDLQVELAAPSGGKVTGELAAPRAFFEAANAMDMLAMFAQEDRVDDEGKTHYRVDMNL
- the gspM gene encoding type II secretion system protein GspM, yielding MNQLLNFLNKYNRREQTMILGCGLAVILYMVWLLVFVPIEKKRDQLLSANTATTQTLGRVQIVAAQIEQMRNRGAAASTENINGLIDTTLRTNGLTMSGFQPGANGEVRVRLDRANYESLMQWLYDLEFKQGVKVSDLSIAATNDPGQVTVNLRLQKTN
- the gspL gene encoding type II secretion system protein GspL; the protein is MSMQLVLSVDTSNDGKSLANNFRWCWLGADGVPVDAGTSGDREALRAALGERSGNPQSAWLILPGSRVNTRELEYTEKEKKHLRNLLPFQLEDSVVGDVEELHFALGTPANGKVVVAFADKVWMQAAFAELAALGIEVTRCWTAPLTLPLAAEATAAANSSDANNHWTLGLYQQQVCLRYASTLGFSIAHTHARLALQMLLREQERVDSLPSLHLRAANESDLALLEEAIPAELQPSIASRTLADEWALDFGSSAIDLCQGDFSQRLPIERWWKLWQSVVIFAGVCVAAYVGTLLFEIHTLGRENLKIRQQIEAVARSVIPQGRIVDPEKQLNNLLRQSQPVDQSVSVISLLAVALPQITQEPSVQVKGISFASESGELNFSIQADSFSAFESLSQNLRNQGLNAETSSFNAQGNVQTARLRVTKNP
- the gspK gene encoding type II secretion system minor pseudopilin GspK, translating into MCASSHCLNNRSSLVVPMAHTQRGTVLVLVVLIVALIAGLSVKYAAQYQLGMARAETRWHGAQARAFLEGTEEVAKLMFPDGDIDSNVDVLSEPWSSEVPIEDEGVSGFARLTDATTQLNLNDLANPIDLQKPEGDPTRYSEAQRRFIRLLQTFPDMPLDQGQAEFLTAAVVDWIDGDDGESGAGGAESNYYQSLPEPYLSANTNFKTVDELRMVRGFNEAPLLVTRLLPFITALPVNDAGLNINTLDVTGPDGKGFNNVLAAINGKDELVPTNPSDMAQFIATRPEEGFKDVQAVVDGWNTMFAGKPLDTAGLNIKTQFFWLNSSVQLVDQRRSMRSLMKRGNEPGSLSVIQRDDVFEFPTVVHDDDEEDDGELVE